In Campylobacter mucosalis, a single window of DNA contains:
- the fldA gene encoding flavodoxin FldA: MIGIIFGSSMGNTEEAAEFIGENLGLENEVLNVTDVNPAKINSYDKLIVGTSTWGSGDLQDDWDSFDFSALNLNGKVVAFFGMGDSQSYSDEYCNGMAKLYDAFVKQGAKAVGSVSTDGYTFDGSDAVRDGKFVGLALDADNESEKTEERILAWIEQIKPLFS, from the coding sequence ATGATAGGCATTATATTTGGTAGCAGTATGGGAAATACCGAGGAGGCTGCTGAGTTCATAGGCGAAAATTTAGGTCTAGAAAACGAAGTTTTAAACGTGACAGACGTAAATCCAGCAAAAATAAATAGCTATGATAAGCTAATAGTAGGCACCTCGACCTGGGGAAGCGGCGACTTGCAGGATGACTGGGACTCTTTTGATTTTTCTGCACTAAATCTAAATGGAAAAGTGGTAGCATTTTTTGGTATGGGAGATAGCCAAAGCTACTCTGATGAATACTGCAATGGTATGGCAAAACTCTACGACGCATTCGTAAAACAAGGAGCAAAAGCCGTTGGTAGCGTATCTACTGATGGCTATACATTTGACGGCTCTGACGCTGTTAGAGATGGTAAATTTGTAGGCCTTGCACTTGACGCTGATAATGAAAGCGAGAAAACTGAAGAGAGAATTCTTGCCTGGATAGAGCAGATAAAACCGCTTTTTTCTTAA
- a CDS encoding DUF2325 domain-containing protein: MSVLVIGADEITPIKAVLQDLGANKIEHWDARNENRVNRKPIPQDTECVVMLTSFLNHNTMKTIKTQAKKRNIPIVCAKRSVSCVFCEYCKVFGLDKEFGCKA, translated from the coding sequence ATGTCAGTGTTGGTAATAGGTGCAGATGAGATAACCCCGATAAAAGCCGTTTTACAAGACTTAGGTGCAAACAAAATAGAGCACTGGGACGCAAGAAACGAAAACCGAGTAAATCGCAAACCAATCCCGCAAGATACGGAGTGCGTGGTAATGCTTACAAGCTTTTTAAACCACAACACAATGAAAACAATCAAAACACAAGCCAAAAAACGAAACATACCTATTGTATGTGCCAAAAGAAGCGTGAGTTGCGTATTTTGCGAATACTGCAAAGTCTTTGGGCTAGATAAGGAATTTGGATGCAAAGCTTAA
- a CDS encoding energy transducer TonB — protein MQSRQCLSRLSSNVGFSVSLIIHAVVVAVFFLKHPFIEPKFNEAKPLKISVNSFKPISAPVFAPEPAPAPPAPPPPPITKPEPKKIIPQEKPKPAPKPKPVKKEKPKPIEKIEPTPPAPPVVTSNEQIATPSQSVPSQNQANTNALGGAPTIGELNMETSANDERYIKIKQALAKHQKYPNNALKLNQQGVVKVSFKLHRDGSVSDIKIIDSSNFSLLDNGAIDTIKKATKDFPRLDNDVVVKIPLAYKLRRG, from the coding sequence TTGCAATCACGACAGTGTCTGAGTAGGCTATCTAGCAATGTTGGCTTTAGTGTATCACTAATTATACACGCTGTTGTCGTTGCGGTGTTTTTCTTAAAACACCCATTTATAGAGCCAAAATTTAACGAAGCAAAGCCACTAAAAATAAGCGTAAATTCTTTTAAGCCTATCTCGGCTCCAGTTTTTGCACCAGAACCGGCTCCAGCCCCACCTGCCCCACCACCGCCACCTATAACAAAGCCAGAACCAAAAAAGATAATACCACAAGAAAAGCCTAAACCAGCACCAAAACCAAAACCGGTAAAAAAAGAAAAACCAAAGCCTATTGAAAAAATAGAGCCGACACCACCAGCTCCACCAGTTGTCACAAGCAACGAACAAATAGCCACTCCAAGCCAAAGTGTGCCATCTCAAAATCAAGCAAACACAAATGCTTTAGGCGGTGCACCAACGATAGGCGAGCTAAATATGGAAACCTCTGCAAACGATGAGCGATATATCAAGATAAAACAAGCCTTAGCAAAACACCAAAAATACCCAAATAACGCACTAAAACTAAATCAGCAAGGTGTCGTAAAAGTGAGCTTTAAGCTACACAGGGACGGAAGCGTGAGCGATATAAAGATAATAGACAGCTCAAATTTTAGCCTACTTGACAATGGTGCTATCGACACTATTAAAAAAGCTACAAAAGACTTTCCAAGACTTGATAATGATGTTGTAGTTAAAATACCTCTTGCATATAAGCTAAGAAGAGGTTAA
- the exbD gene encoding TonB system transport protein ExbD: MKSIKKDGLNVVPFIDIMLVLLAIVLSISTFIAQGKIQVDLPSANSATKEQKDEKKVVIVVDKDNKIFIDDIQTPEENLKEKLMPIEQTTLIELKSDKESKFNSFVKIIDILKEKGHENFAITTVSE; encoded by the coding sequence ATGAAATCAATTAAAAAAGATGGGCTTAATGTCGTTCCTTTTATCGATATTATGCTGGTTTTGCTTGCCATTGTTCTATCCATATCCACTTTTATAGCCCAGGGTAAAATACAAGTTGATTTGCCAAGTGCAAATTCTGCTACAAAAGAGCAAAAAGATGAAAAAAAAGTAGTCATCGTCGTGGATAAAGATAATAAAATTTTCATAGATGACATACAAACACCAGAAGAGAATTTAAAAGAAAAACTAATGCCTATTGAGCAAACAACGCTAATAGAGCTTAAAAGTGACAAAGAGAGTAAATTCAACAGCTTTGTTAAAATCATAGATATTTTAAAAGAGAAAGGGCACGAAAATTTTGCAATCACGACAGTGTCTGAGTAG
- the exbB gene encoding TonB-system energizer ExbB → MEFLKHNVDYFIIAILGFMSFLVVWFSIERVIYYAKIDIKAFENQESLEEALTKNLTTLYIIYSNAPYIGLLGTVAGIMITFYDMGVSGGIDTKSIMVGLSLALKATAFGLLVAIPTLMIYNGLSRKAEILLNRYKVKDEIN, encoded by the coding sequence ATGGAATTTCTAAAACACAATGTTGATTACTTTATCATCGCGATTTTAGGCTTTATGAGCTTTTTAGTAGTTTGGTTTAGCATAGAAAGAGTGATTTACTATGCAAAAATTGATATCAAAGCTTTTGAAAATCAGGAGAGTCTAGAAGAGGCTTTGACTAAAAATTTAACCACGCTTTACATAATATACTCAAACGCCCCATATATAGGACTTTTGGGCACGGTTGCTGGTATTATGATAACGTTTTATGATATGGGCGTAAGTGGTGGCATAGATACAAAAAGCATTATGGTCGGACTATCTCTAGCACTTAAGGCAACGGCGTTTGGACTACTTGTAGCCATACCAACTCTAATGATCTATAATGGACTATCTAGAAAAGCTGAAATTTTACTAAATAGATACAAGGTAAAAGATGAAATCAATTAA
- a CDS encoding Rrf2 family transcriptional regulator — MQIGVKFSTAIHILLSVEFFKDEKNTSEFLAQTIGTNPVIVRNIIALLKSAGLIQVARGIGGITLSKEPKDITLYQIYTAINDKQNLFKIHQNAPAACPLGGRIDALLEPKFQNAQKALEQNLNSTSLQNLLDELKN, encoded by the coding sequence ATGCAAATCGGAGTGAAATTTTCAACCGCAATTCATATTTTATTAAGCGTGGAATTTTTTAAAGACGAAAAAAACACGAGCGAATTTTTAGCCCAAACGATAGGCACAAATCCAGTAATCGTTCGCAATATCATAGCACTTTTAAAATCAGCAGGGTTAATCCAAGTCGCTCGTGGAATTGGCGGAATAACGCTATCAAAAGAGCCAAAAGACATAACCTTATATCAAATTTATACAGCCATAAACGATAAGCAAAATCTATTTAAAATACACCAAAACGCTCCAGCTGCGTGTCCGCTTGGTGGTAGGATAGACGCCCTTTTAGAGCCAAAATTTCAAAACGCACAAAAAGCACTGGAGCAAAATTTAAATAGCACAAGTTTGCAAAATTTACTTGACGAGCTTAAAAATTAA